The genomic stretch CTCGTACGTGTCAGGTAGTACAACAACAACTAACTTACCGCTCCTAGTTGTTTTGCTACTTAACCATTAACAACGCCACCACTTCCATTGTTTACTCCTCCTCGACATCCTCCAACAAGAACAAAGCATCGTCAGCAAACAAACATACTAtttacaaacaaacaaaaaagtcaACATGTATGTAATTCATGAACCAAATCAGAGACAATTCGAGAGACAAAAAATTGAGCTAGATACCAGCTTCCAAACTAAAGTAAAGTCCCAGCACATCAGCTCACAATTCACACGGCACAACAGTACAATACTGAAATTATCATCACCGTGTATATTACAGAAAAACAAGGTACCTTTCGATGACCTTGGTGTGCCCGGGATGCAAGGCGAGCTCATCTTTGCCGGTCTTGTAACGGGGCAGAGAGAGGGTCTCCGAAGAAAACAGCTCAGTCCCCATCATCGTGTCGCTTTGCTGCTGGCCAAATCCTTCAGGGCACATAAATTCAATCAAGTGATGCCAACCCAATACAAAGAACTGGGTATCTGACTAACTCTCAACAGCAGCAGCAAAACACAAATAGCACAGGATTTATAGCAGTAGCAAAACATCTGATCCCTCCCATCACAAGATTTATTGACGTGCACTATAGTGAATCGAACCGAAATTCATGTAGTGCATATGAGATGCAGTTGCGCAAGACTTGCAAGTGAGATACAAATCCATCAGACAAAAACACGTTTTTCATCCAAAGCGGTGCCAACAATAAAGCGGTGACCATATTATCACTTTAGAGAGCCTGCAATTCCACCAAATAGCATTCATTGGGTGAAACAAAACCTATTTGACAACTTAGCTAAATACCAGCACCAAAATAAAGTAAACCTCCAGCACAACTCACAATTAACACATGCACCACTGCGTAACATTGAAATTAACATCACCATCTGACATCtgtaataaaaattgcagttgCACATAGCAGTCAACATATTTCACAAACACAACAGGCTAGAAATCTCCATTATCATCAAGACATAGAGAGGAACCAGAAACTTTACCTAAACACAACATGGAGTCAAAGAACAAGCCCACCGCTGTCCTTCAGTCCTCCCAGTGATCCTCGAACAACAAAGCATGGTCAGTGAAGCAAACACGTATATCATGGTATATTTGACATGAACAGATGGTAACAGCAGCACAAGGAAGCTACAAATGCAGCTTTCGAGATAAACAGCAGCACAGGCACATAAATCCATGTAAATTCAACATTGACAGCTGCTATGCAATACACTGATTTTCACCCTCGCAGAGTTGCATGCACACGCATAAACAGTAAGATCCATTCATTTTAAAGGTCACTCTCCAGCATGATAATTTTCTGACAAACACATGGATGCTGATGAATTCTCAACTTTCTTTAACTGAACAGTGTCAAAGCAATTACAAGAGCTACAGGTGGATGGGCTTTAACCCATGCATAGACATTAATTAAATCTGAACATACCGAAAATTGCATGATTAATACACTAACCAGAACAGACCATAGCAACTAACTGTCCTCTCTAAATTGCTCAAACTATACATGTAAAGAAGGTTCACACAGAACTGATTTGCATCAACGTGCAACCAAACGTGCCAACTATTTGCGATTCTACTTCACTTTTTTTCCTGCGGCTACAAATCCATGTAGTTACATCAAGGAATTGGTCTCACCTGCAGCTACAAATCCCTGTTGCTCGCTATAacaacagaattttttttttgtgaaacgctAACAACAGAAATTACATGGGTAATAGTACTAATCAGCAGCAGACCATAGCATCTAAATGCCCATTCTGAATTTCTCAAAGTATATATGCACAGATGTTTTTCATACAGCTGATTTGAACCCATGTGCAACCAAAGCGTTAAAAGGAGATGCATTTCTTCTCCCTTGAAAAAAATCCAGCTACAAACATGGGCAGGAGATTGAGGAATTGGTCTCACGTGCTGCGTTGTACCGCTGCATCCAGCGGCACGACCATCAATTCCCTCCTCCGGCTGCCTGCACAAGAAAGAAGCGTTCTTTTAAGATGAGGCAGAAGAGGATTGGGGGCTGCGGGTTGGGGCACGACTCCTACCTCCAGCAGCACCTGCTGTTGGGCATCACGGCGCCGGCGACGCCGCTGTAGGGCTCCTCCCGCACGGCCATGACCTCCGGGCACGAGGTCACGGTGGTTGGGGGCGCACGGGGACGGATCTGCAGGGCCACTACGGGGAAGCGGAAAATCAGGAAGTGCCGCGCCTGGTCTCGCGCGCGTTTTGCTCGACGCCGGTCGGCAGGCCGGCGACCTGGGTATCGCGGCGGCGCGGTTGAGGCTCGATTGGCGCGGGACATGACTGGCGGACGGAGGGGACAAGGGGAGCACTGGGGCCGTCGGGGGGAGAACGGCTGGGATGGCCGCCGGCGACGCAGGCGGAGACGTGGTTGCCGGCGGCAGGGAGGGGGTCGGGGGAGAAAATGCGTGATTTTGGCAAGGTGCTGTGGGTGGGAAGTCGTGTGTTGTTGGGTGGGGCTCCTGATTTTGGCTCCAAATTGTATTTTCCATCTGCACTTCTCTTTTTTATACTCAGCGTGTCTAATTTCGTCCATGCCGCTGGGTAGCTAGCTTCATGTCACCATATGTGCATGCATGTCCATGTACCACACCACCAGTACTGCACACCACGCCATGAAAAATTTGCTCCCATGCTTGTATACATGTATGTGTGCACGTCATTGCACTTGCATGCGCGGGGTAGCTTCCAATAGATTGTTCTCGGAAAAAGTTCAgccgagctaggcgcgacgagtaaAGGGACAACACACACTATAGCTAGGGCATGTAGAATCATGGCATGTCGATGGTTGAGGGCCTATAGAGCCTAGGCCACACCACATGCATCGGAGTGATGCTCATGTCAAGACTACGCCTCGAGAAACCTTGACCTAAACTAATAGACTCTAGTTAGGAGTTCCGCTAAGAACCCCCACGACACCAAATGCGTTCCCACCGGAATAGCAGAAGAAGATGTATAGACACCAATCATAAGAGCACCAATTAGTAACGATGGATAGGCATTTGATAGTCGAGACTACGGGATGACTTTGAGTGTCATTGTCGATGAAGCGAAAGATAACACATGATCGAGACCAGACGAGTCGGCATTATAGTTGGCCATGTGCAGACGCGTTGGGTATGTGGTGTTGAATGCATTGCAATGTAAATAAAATGACGATTCTTGTCAAAATGTTGTCCTGACAATTAAAAGGGCCAAATGGAATCACCACTTTGCACAAAAGCGAGGGGTAGACATCGTAGGGCCCACTAAGTAGGGTTTTTCATGCTCCTTTGACCTCTAAATAGATAGATAGAAAAGTCACATGAAATCACCACTTTCCACCGAAAGCTACGGGTTAGATGTCACATGGCCCACTGAATATGGTTTTTCATGTTCCTTTGATCAACCTATAAAACAGACAAAGAGAAAAGTCACATGGAATCACCCTTCATGAGAAAACATTCCATGGGAACCAAGGCTTCTGCATGGAATAATTAAAACCTATAGGTTGATAGCAACCCTGTATGAGAACCAAAGCTTAGCATGGTGACTCGGACGAGACGATGAGTCCCACCCGCCCGCGTTGTCCCCGGTACTCGCAGCCTGGGGGTGTGCTCAcccatctcttaaagagaaactgAGGGGCCAACATGGTCTAGCCTAGTTTTAGATGGCAACCCTACATGCATGCATCTAGGTGAGTAATATACGAGTATTGTACATGCATACGAGGATTTTTCTTAAGGAGTGGCATCGCCCAACACCATCCCAAGTTGTGTGAACTATAATTCTATGTGCTACCAGCTGATAGCCATCAACTTTCTCTCTAACAAATTAATCTCATTTTATTCTCCGAGCGAGGCCATGACATAGGCATGGTTATCGGAAGAGTCCATATTTCCTAGAGTCGAGGATGCCGGTGGTGCTAAGGAACGGGTGGATCCGACGTCGACGTAGTCCGCCTTGGTTGGTTTACGCCTCGACGGCATATTTGATGTGAAACATATGCTTGGTAGACATTGTTAAAGTGGCGTCCCCGCCAACAACGAGCGTTGGGCCTGGAGTATAACGAGAACGGGCGAGCTTCACATCTTTGTAGTCAGCTCGGCTATGTGTCCTTGTGTAGGTCCATGTCGCCATCCACTCCGCTGCAACTGCCTCTAAGCAACGATATGTGTCCATCAACGTGAAAGGGGCATGGAAAAGCTCGTTCCCCCATCaactcggacttggtgtagtcaaTTCTTTCCCCCCTTCGTGTTCGGTCTCACTCCACACCATCATCCGAGGCAAACATCATGTCGACATCGCCATCGGCTCGCTCTAGTGCGAGCTAAAGCCGGAGCCACGGGAGATGATGATGACGTGGTAGAAGGAATTGTGGCACGGACATCGAACTTTGCTCTAGTGCGAGGAAGACGAACGGGAAACAAGCGGAGGGGTAGTTTTGGGAGGTTAGCGTCAAAAGGCATCCTACGCCTTGTTATTTGAGGAAAATTGGAAAATTTTATAGACCTTAAGTTTTGAGACGGAGGGAATATAGTATATGAACGAGGCCGATAGATGCATGACGGTGTCCTAAACTCGTAATGCATACTCCGATAGCAGAATACTCCTTATGTATATAGAATAGGAGCTAGGTAGTGACTGCATGATCCATCGTGTATAATCCTATAGTATATTGGTTCATAGCGGCTGCTAGTACTCCTCTGTCTCGATGCAGGTATTGAGCTTGCATAGACGTGGAGCACGAGCATGTATTGAGCGTACAGGGATTGGGCTGAATCAATTGCCCCATTTAATTAGGCCATGCCAACCGTCGCATTAAGAACCAATAAAATTAATTTACCCAAGAAATAAAACAGGAGAATTGGAGCCGTCGGAGTAATTCTAGGGAGATGCAGATTTTGGAGGCAAGCCCTATAATCCAGGAGTTAATTCACCTAAATCTTCTAGCCCCAATTAATCTCTCTCCCCGCATACCGAGCCCCAACCAAACCCAGCCGCTCGCCGGAGCCTCCCCAGCCTCGCCGCCTTCTCCCCCCGGTCGAATCCGCCGCAATCACGCGCCTCCAATCTCACTACCATAGCGCCGCCCCTGCCGGACGCTGTCGACGACGAATCAGGCCGCTCCTCCCCGACCTCGTACGCGGCACGGATGACCTCCCACGTCGTCGGTATGGTCCAGCGGCATGTAGGCCGACCTGCTTCCCGGCTCCAATGTCAAAGACGGCGACGGACTGGCGCTGGCCGATCCGCTGCGCGCGCCGGCTCGGGATGGACCCATTgacatggacaagaagccgttgcCGGCGAGGGAGATGGAGTCCCTCCTCCATGGCTCCGGTccatctcctcctcctactccatgTATTCCTGCTGCTGCTTACCACCGGCCATGTCCCCGACATGCTGCTGCCGGCGGACTCCGCAACCAGCTGCTGCCGCGCCCGGTAAGGTACATCTCCTCCTACTCCATGCATTCCTGCCCAAATTCGTTTATTTTTTTCCCATGTCGAATGCATACGGTGTGATATGGATATTGTCCTTGTGACATAGTTGGCAGTACGTGTGTACCAATTGAACATGCTGATTCCT from Lolium rigidum isolate FL_2022 chromosome 4, APGP_CSIRO_Lrig_0.1, whole genome shotgun sequence encodes the following:
- the LOC124707280 gene encoding uncharacterized protein LOC124707280, translated to MAVREEPYSGVAGAVMPNSRCCWRQPEEGIDGRAAGCSGTTQHVRPIPQSPAHVCSWIFFKGEEMHLLLTLWLHMGSNQLYEKHLCIYTLRNSEWAFRCYGLLLISTITHVISVVSVSQKKNSVVIASNRDL